From the genome of Staphylococcus haemolyticus, one region includes:
- the efeO gene encoding iron uptake system protein EfeO, which produces MKKLPTILLASSLLLAACGNNSHSDDNSNKDKQSQSSKGENKASLQKATKEYEKYTDGQLDKFLDGTEKFVAAIKADDMDKAKELYPKVRMYYERSEPVAEAFGDLDPKIDARLADMKEEKKEDQWTGYHKIEKSLYQDNKIDETTKKDADQLLKDAKELDAKADTLDITPKLMLQGSVDLLNEVSTSKITGEEEIYSHTDLYDFKANIEGAQKIYELFKPELNKKDKKLSADIQKNFDKVNQLLDKYKDGDGFKDYSAVTKEDRKALSDAVNSLGEPLSKMAVVTE; this is translated from the coding sequence ATGAAAAAATTACCAACTATTTTATTAGCATCTTCTTTACTTTTAGCGGCTTGTGGCAACAATAGTCATAGTGACGATAATAGTAATAAAGATAAGCAATCGCAGAGTAGTAAAGGGGAAAACAAAGCATCATTACAAAAAGCAACTAAAGAATATGAAAAGTATACAGATGGTCAACTTGATAAATTCTTAGATGGAACTGAAAAATTTGTTGCAGCTATAAAAGCAGATGATATGGATAAAGCGAAAGAATTATATCCTAAAGTACGTATGTATTATGAAAGATCAGAACCTGTTGCGGAAGCTTTTGGTGATTTAGATCCTAAGATTGATGCTCGTTTAGCAGATATGAAAGAAGAGAAAAAAGAAGATCAATGGACAGGTTATCATAAGATTGAGAAATCACTTTATCAAGATAATAAAATAGATGAAACAACAAAAAAAGATGCTGATCAATTATTAAAAGATGCTAAAGAATTAGATGCGAAAGCAGATACTTTAGATATCACTCCTAAATTAATGTTACAAGGATCAGTTGATTTATTAAATGAAGTTTCAACTTCTAAAATTACAGGTGAAGAAGAGATTTATTCACATACAGACTTATACGATTTTAAAGCTAATATCGAAGGTGCACAAAAAATCTACGAATTGTTTAAACCTGAGTTAAATAAAAAAGATAAAAAATTAAGTGCTGATATTCAAAAGAACTTTGACAAAGTTAACCAACTACTAGATAAGTATAAAGACGGTGATGGCTTCAAAGATTATAGTGCAGTTACTAAAGAAGATAGAAAAGCTTTATCAGATGCTGTGAATTCTCTTGGTGAACCATTAAGTAAAATGGCTGTGGTTACAGAATGA
- the efeB gene encoding iron uptake transporter deferrochelatase/peroxidase subunit, with product MSKVDNNQNDQVSRRSFLKMLGIGGAGVVIGASGAGSIFSFKSMFDTPENEDKDAFEFYGRVQAGITTPTQKNCNFVALELKTKDKQAIKDMFKKWTQMSVNMTDGAPAEKDSQNALLPPVDTGESIGLGASKLTLTYGISKSFLKKIGMSSKIPSGFKDLPHFPNDQLDDEYSDGDIMIQACSNDPQVTFHAIHNLIRPFRDVVKMKWSQNGFVSGKLEETPRNLMAFKDGTVNPRKNDELKKYVFIDDGWAKNGTYCIIRRIQIHIETWDRTSLEEQEATFGRKRASGAPLTGKKEFDNIDLDAKDSSGQYVIDPNAHARLAREVKTSIKRRAYNYNDGTNAKTGALETGLMFICFQKSTQQFIDIQNNLGHSDKLNEYITHRGSASFLVLPGVKKGGYIGETLFN from the coding sequence ATGAGCAAAGTAGATAATAATCAAAACGACCAAGTATCTCGTCGTTCATTTCTAAAAATGCTAGGGATAGGTGGCGCTGGTGTGGTTATCGGTGCTAGCGGGGCAGGCAGTATTTTTTCATTTAAATCGATGTTCGATACACCAGAGAATGAAGATAAAGATGCATTTGAGTTTTATGGTCGTGTACAAGCAGGTATTACAACACCGACACAAAAAAATTGTAACTTCGTTGCATTAGAGTTAAAGACCAAAGATAAACAAGCAATCAAAGACATGTTTAAGAAATGGACGCAAATGTCAGTAAATATGACTGATGGTGCACCTGCTGAAAAAGATAGTCAAAATGCGTTGTTACCACCTGTGGACACTGGTGAATCAATTGGATTAGGTGCTAGTAAATTAACACTGACATACGGTATTAGTAAATCTTTTTTGAAAAAGATTGGTATGTCATCAAAAATCCCATCTGGATTTAAAGATTTACCACATTTTCCTAATGACCAATTAGATGATGAATACAGTGATGGGGATATCATGATTCAAGCGTGTTCAAATGATCCACAAGTAACATTCCATGCGATTCACAACTTAATTCGACCATTTAGAGATGTTGTTAAAATGAAATGGTCTCAAAATGGTTTTGTCTCTGGCAAACTAGAAGAAACGCCTAGAAATTTAATGGCATTTAAAGATGGTACAGTTAATCCTCGTAAAAATGACGAGCTTAAAAAGTATGTCTTCATTGACGATGGTTGGGCTAAAAATGGAACGTATTGTATTATTCGACGCATTCAAATCCATATAGAAACATGGGACCGTACATCATTAGAAGAGCAAGAAGCTACTTTCGGACGTAAACGAGCATCCGGTGCACCATTAACCGGTAAAAAAGAATTCGACAATATAGATTTAGACGCTAAAGATAGCAGTGGTCAATATGTTATCGATCCAAACGCGCATGCGCGACTAGCACGTGAAGTGAAAACATCAATCAAGCGACGTGCATATAATTATAATGATGGAACAAATGCCAAAACGGGTGCGTTGGAAACAGGATTAATGTTTATTTGTTTCCAAAAATCAACTCAACAATTTATTGATATTCAAAACAATTTAGGACACAGTGATAAGTTAAATGAATATATTACGCATCGAGGTTCTGCATCCTTCCTTGTGTTACCAGGTGTAAAAAAGGGAGGCTATATAGGTGAAACCTTATTTAACTAA
- a CDS encoding FTR1 family protein, giving the protein MKPYLTKLVVVLVLILTVIRIVPAHQVNAADDSKISDVYVAITDAKSTIEDKNKSNKEKQSALADIKEKVKSLNIKDNKEGKDVKSKLEAVDKASSMNAKADKLSQLTKSLIAYEDAVSTKDISGEIKTLKQQVDAKDDSIKKAIKSKNESELQSINNSLNQIWTTHETAIRNYDEGKYGQIEVNLMQLRVAIQKEPLDTKKVDNAWTTFKSSIDTVDQKQSSSDNGKYKVTQLNDELDKAIKGIEDNNLDQTDAALSKFVQIWPYVEGKIQTKNGSLYTTIEDKIPYYQSILDQSNKDRVKDGLNDINNDIKDTVGQDGYTFVDVMIIFLREGLEVLLVIMTLTTMTRKVKDNKGTASVIGGSILGLILSITLAVGFIQTLGNNGLLREGMEATLGIIAVVLMYIVGIWMHRRSSAKRWNDMIQNMYQNAISNGNLVLLGTIGLISVLREGVEVIIFYMGMIGSITSMDFVIGIALAIVILIIFALLFRFIVKLIPIYYIFRVLSILIFIMAFKMLGVSIQKLQLLGTLPQHGIEGLPTIGFIGFYPNIESIVAQLIYIVFIVFFILKNRQNKQKNTNLK; this is encoded by the coding sequence GTGAAACCTTATTTAACTAAATTAGTCGTTGTGCTAGTCCTTATTCTCACGGTTATTAGAATTGTCCCAGCACATCAAGTAAATGCTGCAGATGATAGCAAAATAAGTGATGTGTATGTAGCGATAACTGATGCAAAATCAACTATAGAAGATAAAAATAAAAGTAATAAAGAAAAACAAAGTGCACTTGCTGACATTAAAGAGAAAGTTAAATCTTTAAATATAAAAGATAATAAAGAAGGTAAAGATGTTAAGTCAAAACTTGAAGCGGTGGATAAAGCTTCTTCAATGAATGCTAAAGCTGATAAATTATCACAATTAACTAAGTCATTAATCGCTTATGAAGATGCAGTTTCTACAAAAGATATCAGTGGTGAAATTAAAACATTGAAGCAACAAGTTGATGCGAAAGATGACTCTATAAAAAAAGCAATAAAAAGTAAAAACGAGTCAGAATTACAATCTATAAATAATAGTTTAAATCAAATTTGGACGACTCATGAAACTGCTATAAGAAATTATGACGAAGGTAAATACGGACAAATTGAAGTTAACTTAATGCAACTACGTGTTGCTATCCAAAAAGAACCATTAGATACTAAGAAAGTTGACAATGCGTGGACGACGTTTAAATCAAGTATTGATACGGTCGATCAAAAACAATCCAGCTCAGATAATGGAAAATATAAAGTAACTCAATTAAATGACGAGTTAGATAAGGCGATTAAAGGAATAGAAGATAATAATTTAGATCAAACTGATGCGGCGTTATCTAAATTTGTTCAAATTTGGCCTTATGTTGAAGGGAAAATTCAAACAAAAAACGGTTCATTATATACTACAATTGAAGATAAAATACCGTATTATCAAAGTATTTTAGACCAAAGTAACAAAGATCGCGTTAAAGACGGATTAAATGACATCAATAATGATATCAAAGACACTGTAGGTCAAGATGGTTATACATTTGTAGATGTTATGATTATCTTTTTACGTGAAGGTTTAGAGGTATTGTTAGTCATTATGACATTAACTACAATGACACGTAAGGTTAAAGATAATAAAGGTACAGCTAGTGTTATCGGTGGTTCAATATTAGGTTTAATACTAAGTATTACATTAGCAGTTGGATTCATACAAACGCTAGGCAATAATGGATTACTACGAGAAGGAATGGAAGCAACACTAGGAATAATTGCAGTGGTTCTAATGTATATCGTTGGTATTTGGATGCATAGACGATCAAGTGCTAAGCGTTGGAATGATATGATTCAAAATATGTATCAAAATGCGATTAGTAATGGCAATCTAGTATTGTTAGGTACAATTGGATTAATTTCTGTTTTACGTGAAGGTGTAGAAGTGATTATTTTCTACATGGGTATGATAGGTAGTATTACATCAATGGATTTCGTTATTGGTATTGCTTTAGCGATTGTAATTTTAATTATCTTCGCATTATTATTTAGATTCATAGTGAAACTTATTCCAATTTATTACATCTTTAGAGTACTTTCTATTCTAATATTTATTATGGCTTTCAAAATGCTTGGTGTAAGTATTCAAAAACTTCAATTGTTAGGCACTCTTCCACAGCATGGTATTGAAGGTTTACCTACAATTGGCTTTATTGGATTTTATCCTAATATTGAATCAATAGTAGCTCAATTAATATATATAGTGTTTATTGTGTTCTTCATTTTAAAAAATCGCCAAAACAAACAAAAGAATACTAATCTAAAATAA
- the tatC gene encoding twin-arginine translocase subunit TatC, with translation MILPVKNQNNNENTLNRNTLLGHFVELRSRLVKVFIAFIVATIIVYVSSHWWMKPFIHYIKRAHVTLHAFSFTEMIQIYIMIIFFVALCLIIPIVFYQLWAFIAPGLHVNERGFIIKYSLWCALLFIIGVAFAFFIGFPLIINFSLTLSEVLSIEPVIGFKAYLHELIRWLLIFGVLFQLPTLFMGLAKFDLIDVNELKHYRKYIYFGCFVVASIIAPPDITLNLLLTLPLIILFEFSMFIARISQRS, from the coding sequence ATGATACTCCCAGTAAAGAATCAAAACAACAACGAGAACACATTAAATAGAAATACACTTCTAGGACACTTTGTTGAACTACGATCGCGTCTCGTCAAAGTGTTCATCGCTTTTATTGTTGCAACGATAATCGTATATGTATCATCACATTGGTGGATGAAACCATTTATACACTATATTAAACGTGCACATGTAACACTACATGCATTTTCATTTACTGAAATGATTCAGATTTACATTATGATTATCTTCTTTGTAGCGTTGTGTTTAATTATACCTATTGTGTTTTACCAATTATGGGCTTTTATTGCACCTGGCCTCCATGTTAATGAACGGGGATTTATTATTAAATATAGCTTATGGTGTGCACTGTTATTTATAATTGGAGTAGCATTTGCGTTTTTTATAGGATTTCCATTAATTATAAATTTCTCTTTAACATTATCTGAAGTTTTAAGTATTGAGCCTGTTATTGGTTTTAAAGCCTATTTGCATGAGTTAATACGATGGTTGCTAATTTTTGGTGTTTTATTTCAACTCCCAACATTATTTATGGGGCTAGCTAAATTTGACTTAATCGATGTTAATGAACTTAAACACTATCGTAAGTATATTTATTTTGGTTGTTTTGTAGTGGCGAGTATTATTGCCCCACCAGATATTACTTTGAATTTATTATTGACATTGCCTTTGATTATTTTATTTGAATTCAGTATGTTTATCGCAAGAATTTCACAACGATCATAA
- a CDS encoding twin-arginine translocase TatA/TatE family subunit, with protein MSEVINMFVLGITGPTSLVVISIIALIIFGPKKLPQFGRAIGSTLKEFKSAAENIDTDESHDTPSKESKQQREHIK; from the coding sequence ATGAGTGAGGTTATCAATATGTTTGTATTAGGAATTACAGGACCGACAAGTTTAGTCGTTATTAGCATAATTGCATTAATTATTTTTGGACCTAAAAAATTACCACAATTTGGCCGAGCAATTGGTAGTACTTTGAAAGAATTTAAATCCGCAGCAGAAAATATAGATACAGATGAAAGTCATGATACTCCCAGTAAAGAATCAAAACAACAACGAGAACACATTAAATAG
- a CDS encoding GNAT family N-acetyltransferase — protein sequence MSEYITMIENMDVSDLRQISETTFYDTFEGEYSDDDFNQFFKESYNEKVLLNELNNPNSFHYFYKVNDQIAGYLKLNVGNAQTEPKGEDYLEIQRIYFYKTYQGGGRGQKFIQLALDKAKELNKNKVWLGVWEHNQQALSFYKKHGFEVTGQHEFITGEVVDIDLIMEREI from the coding sequence ATGAGTGAATATATAACAATGATTGAAAATATGGATGTGAGTGACTTACGACAAATTTCTGAGACAACGTTTTATGACACGTTTGAAGGAGAATATTCAGATGATGATTTTAATCAATTTTTCAAAGAAAGCTATAATGAAAAAGTACTGTTAAATGAATTAAATAATCCTAATTCATTTCATTATTTTTACAAGGTGAATGATCAAATTGCAGGGTATTTAAAACTTAATGTCGGTAATGCTCAAACTGAACCTAAAGGTGAAGATTATTTGGAGATTCAAAGAATTTATTTCTACAAGACTTATCAAGGTGGGGGAAGAGGACAAAAGTTTATTCAATTGGCTCTTGATAAAGCGAAAGAACTAAATAAAAATAAAGTTTGGTTAGGTGTATGGGAACATAATCAACAGGCATTATCATTCTATAAGAAGCACGGCTTTGAAGTCACAGGACAACATGAATTTATTACAGGTGAAGTAGTCGATATAGATTTAATAATGGAAAGAGAAATTTAG
- a CDS encoding CDP-glycerol glycerophosphotransferase family protein: protein MIKQINISNMRHLALQLNKAKSTGFSHFIPYSNDIKINHDMLEAINLTHNSIAVDYTLNGLYLNDCRYFGEDTLTFLSWMKNINHYPNIIFNIDRALLHLSKYDIQSIMDLAVISVLKDEIDIDNHVVFDFINECRTSHAFWASLDTFDIKKINHFDLNKLAYIHGHSIPYSKFKYPGKEEEMRFVDSWLVTTKFKLPKWLYNKMQNRALNKHRNLSYVYDKDSSKVKNHVVFLGFDYGYRGNSKYLFNYFVKRNPTTEAYFITNDRRGPYFLPTDAENNKELIETAKIVVIESYIPDDFKPNGTVIQLWHGTPIKKLFLDSKEPDQNKNIYNYKARKYNKWLKQDYLLTDSESAEGLFETAFPNQHTQMIPYGYPRISYLLHYQNDKNHQKKIKDALNVDRTKPILLYAPTWHATKDSTELMSISPELIEEYHVIFKGHIEDDMTLPEGAIEAPNHIETQDLLLISDVVITDYSSIIFDALTIGKKVCLYTPNHSSYQQERGVYDDVMESLSKVWYTDEDLLHNNLIHHTLTDISKHQLVNRNNTSLKRLTQLMRDIINNK, encoded by the coding sequence ATGATTAAACAAATAAATATTTCTAACATGCGCCATCTTGCATTACAATTAAACAAAGCCAAATCAACTGGTTTTTCACATTTCATTCCTTATTCAAATGATATTAAAATCAATCATGATATGTTGGAAGCTATAAACTTAACACATAATTCAATAGCAGTAGATTATACTTTAAATGGTTTATATTTAAATGACTGTCGTTATTTTGGTGAGGATACATTAACATTTTTATCATGGATGAAAAATATTAACCACTATCCTAATATTATTTTCAATATTGACCGTGCTTTATTACATTTATCTAAGTATGATATTCAATCTATTATGGATTTAGCCGTCATTTCTGTTTTAAAAGACGAAATTGATATAGACAATCACGTCGTTTTTGATTTCATCAATGAATGTCGCACTAGCCATGCTTTCTGGGCATCATTAGATACTTTTGATATTAAAAAAATAAATCATTTTGATTTGAACAAATTGGCATACATTCATGGTCACTCTATACCTTACAGTAAATTCAAATATCCTGGCAAAGAAGAAGAAATGCGATTTGTGGATAGTTGGCTTGTTACAACTAAGTTTAAATTACCAAAATGGCTATATAACAAAATGCAAAATCGTGCATTAAACAAACATCGTAATCTAAGCTATGTATACGATAAGGATTCTTCAAAAGTAAAAAACCATGTTGTCTTTTTAGGTTTTGATTATGGTTATAGAGGCAATTCTAAGTATTTATTTAATTATTTTGTGAAGAGAAATCCTACCACTGAAGCTTATTTCATTACTAACGATAGACGTGGACCATACTTTTTACCTACTGATGCTGAAAATAATAAAGAACTTATTGAAACAGCAAAAATTGTAGTCATTGAAAGTTATATTCCTGATGATTTTAAACCAAATGGTACAGTTATCCAATTGTGGCATGGAACCCCAATTAAAAAATTATTCTTAGATAGTAAAGAACCAGATCAAAATAAAAATATTTATAATTACAAAGCGCGGAAGTATAATAAATGGCTTAAACAAGATTATCTTTTAACAGATTCCGAATCTGCTGAGGGGTTATTTGAAACAGCTTTTCCTAATCAACATACTCAAATGATACCTTATGGTTATCCAAGAATTAGCTATTTACTACATTATCAGAATGATAAAAATCATCAGAAGAAAATTAAAGATGCATTAAATGTTGATCGAACAAAGCCAATATTATTGTATGCACCAACATGGCATGCGACAAAAGATTCAACTGAATTGATGTCGATTTCACCAGAATTAATAGAAGAATATCACGTCATTTTTAAAGGTCACATAGAGGATGACATGACACTTCCAGAAGGTGCAATTGAAGCGCCAAATCATATTGAAACGCAAGATTTATTATTAATATCTGATGTCGTAATTACCGATTATTCTTCAATTATCTTTGATGCTTTAACTATTGGCAAAAAAGTATGTCTCTATACACCAAATCATTCATCATATCAGCAAGAGCGTGGTGTTTATGATGATGTTATGGAAAGTTTATCTAAAGTTTGGTATACAGATGAAGATTTATTACACAATAACTTAATCCATCATACATTAACTGATATTTCAAAGCATCAACTCGTGAACCGTAATAACACCTCGTTAAAAAGACTAACTCAACTTATGCGAGATATTATCAATAATAAATAA
- a CDS encoding L-lactate permease: MLVQTFNPFDNLVLSSLIAAVPIILFLLCLTVFKMKGIYAAITTLVVTLLIAIPFFKLPLGIATGGVVEGFYQGIIPIGYIVMMAVLLYKITQESGQFNTIQDSITSISQDQRIQLLLIGFSFNAFLEGAAGFGVPIAICALLLAQLGFRPLQAAMLCLVANAASGAFGAIGIPVGVVDTLHLPGGVHAMGVSQTSTLTLAIINFFIPFLLIFIIDGLKGVKETLPAILVVSVTYTVLQGLLTVFNGPELADIIPPLVTMGALALFSRKFQPKHIFRVQKDVEPEPAKHHNAKEIIYAWSPFVILTVVVMIWSAPFFKNLFLPNGKLSSLVLNFNLPGTFSEVAHKPIMLSFNFIGQTGTAILITIIITVLMAKKVSFGDAGRLFGVTFKELWLPVLTICFILAISKITTYGGLSAAMGQGIAKAGNVFPVLSPILGWIGVFMTGSVVNNNSLFAPIQASVAQQIGTSGSLLVASNTVGGVAAKLISPQSIAIATAAVKEVGKESELLKMTLRYSVGLLIFICIWTFILSLIL, from the coding sequence ATGTTAGTTCAAACATTTAATCCATTTGATAATTTGGTATTATCTAGTTTAATAGCCGCAGTACCTATTATTCTATTCTTATTATGCTTAACCGTTTTTAAAATGAAAGGTATCTATGCAGCTATCACAACGTTAGTTGTTACATTACTTATTGCTATCCCGTTCTTCAAATTACCACTTGGCATTGCAACAGGTGGTGTTGTAGAAGGATTCTATCAAGGTATTATTCCGATTGGTTATATTGTCATGATGGCAGTATTACTTTATAAAATCACTCAAGAATCTGGTCAATTTAATACGATTCAAGACAGTATTACAAGTATTTCACAAGACCAACGTATACAATTATTACTTATTGGTTTCTCATTTAATGCATTTTTAGAAGGTGCTGCTGGTTTTGGTGTACCGATTGCAATTTGTGCGTTATTACTTGCTCAATTAGGTTTTAGACCTTTACAAGCTGCAATGTTATGTTTAGTAGCAAATGCTGCTTCAGGTGCTTTTGGTGCTATAGGAATTCCAGTAGGTGTTGTAGATACACTACACTTACCAGGTGGCGTTCACGCAATGGGCGTATCTCAAACATCTACGTTAACATTAGCAATTATTAACTTCTTTATACCATTTTTACTTATCTTTATCATTGATGGTTTAAAAGGTGTAAAAGAAACATTACCTGCTATCTTAGTTGTATCTGTTACTTATACAGTATTACAAGGTTTACTAACAGTATTTAACGGACCTGAATTAGCTGATATTATCCCACCATTAGTAACTATGGGAGCGTTAGCTTTATTCTCTAGAAAATTCCAACCAAAACATATTTTCAGAGTACAGAAAGATGTGGAACCTGAACCGGCAAAACATCACAATGCAAAAGAAATTATCTATGCATGGAGTCCATTTGTTATATTAACAGTTGTAGTTATGATTTGGAGCGCACCATTCTTTAAAAACTTATTCTTACCAAATGGTAAATTATCTTCATTAGTGCTTAACTTTAATTTACCAGGTACTTTCAGTGAAGTCGCTCATAAACCAATTATGTTAAGTTTCAATTTCATTGGTCAAACTGGTACAGCGATTTTAATTACAATTATTATTACAGTATTAATGGCTAAGAAAGTAAGTTTCGGAGATGCAGGACGTTTATTCGGTGTAACTTTTAAAGAACTATGGTTACCAGTTTTAACAATTTGTTTCATCTTAGCAATCTCTAAAATCACTACATATGGTGGTTTAAGTGCAGCAATGGGTCAAGGTATTGCTAAAGCTGGAAACGTGTTCCCAGTGTTATCACCAATCTTAGGTTGGATTGGCGTATTTATGACAGGATCAGTTGTTAATAACAACTCATTATTTGCACCAATTCAAGCTTCAGTTGCACAACAAATTGGAACAAGTGGTTCATTACTAGTAGCTTCAAACACAGTTGGTGGTGTAGCAGCGAAATTAATTTCACCTCAATCAATAGCAATTGCGACTGCTGCTGTTAAAGAAGTAGGTAAAGAATCAGAATTACTTAAAATGACATTACGTTACAGTGTTGGATTACTAATCTTCATCTGTATTTGGACATTTATCTTATCTCTAATTCTGTAA
- a CDS encoding glycosyltransferase family 4 protein, with the protein MKSFTFFMHNIYALGGTVKAVSELANTLADKGHHIEIISVFRAQDEPYFKINDNIKIKTLVDYRLKPQNTKAIMMNRLNKYTSLLKPKEINQFEPGLNQFSKYVEHKMIKAIKKVDTDVLVGTRASFNILISKYHSNDVITVGMEHMNLHAHPENYQQDILTAYRNIDLVTTLTQQDQLNYEQQIDTPVYTIPNIINPVKHATKKENIIISAGRLEFEKGFDILIESVRRIQNDLKQLNFKVEIYGDGQERGHLQQLIDQHQLNDLITIYPATQQLNTKLSNSKITVVPSRNEGFGMVLLEAMAQDNIVISFKDTLGPASIINHNSNGYLANYGDAGSLAKYIDIAMNHVDEASQMINEGHVTLKQYTPNTVYEKFMTAINNV; encoded by the coding sequence ATGAAATCATTCACATTTTTCATGCATAATATTTATGCATTAGGTGGAACAGTTAAAGCAGTTTCTGAATTAGCTAATACACTTGCCGACAAAGGGCATCACATAGAAATTATTTCTGTTTTTCGAGCTCAAGACGAGCCATATTTTAAAATAAATGACAATATAAAAATTAAAACATTAGTAGACTATCGTTTAAAACCTCAGAACACTAAAGCAATAATGATGAATCGTTTAAATAAATATACTTCACTATTGAAACCAAAAGAAATAAATCAGTTTGAGCCGGGGTTGAATCAATTTTCTAAATATGTAGAACATAAAATGATTAAAGCAATTAAAAAAGTAGATACAGATGTACTCGTTGGTACTAGAGCGAGCTTTAATATTTTAATTTCAAAGTATCATTCAAACGATGTCATAACTGTGGGAATGGAACATATGAACCTACATGCTCATCCGGAAAATTATCAACAAGATATACTCACTGCCTATCGCAACATAGATTTAGTCACAACGCTAACTCAACAAGATCAACTGAATTACGAGCAACAAATCGACACACCTGTTTATACAATTCCAAATATCATCAATCCAGTAAAACATGCTACTAAGAAAGAAAATATCATTATTAGTGCAGGTAGATTAGAATTTGAAAAAGGGTTTGATATTTTAATAGAAAGTGTTCGCCGTATTCAAAATGACCTTAAGCAATTGAATTTTAAAGTAGAAATATACGGTGATGGTCAAGAGCGTGGACATTTGCAACAATTGATTGATCAGCATCAATTAAATGATTTAATTACTATCTATCCTGCAACTCAACAACTTAATACCAAATTATCTAACAGTAAAATTACTGTGGTACCGTCGAGAAATGAAGGTTTTGGTATGGTTTTATTAGAAGCTATGGCTCAAGATAATATTGTTATCAGCTTTAAAGATACACTTGGACCTGCTAGCATTATTAATCATAATTCCAATGGCTATTTAGCCAATTATGGTGATGCTGGTTCTTTAGCAAAATATATAGACATCGCTATGAACCACGTCGATGAAGCTAGTCAGATGATCAATGAAGGACATGTTACTTTGAAACAATATACGCCTAATACGGTTTATGAAAAATTTATGACCGCAATTAATAACGTTTAA